In Capillimicrobium parvum, a genomic segment contains:
- a CDS encoding aldehyde ferredoxin oxidoreductase family protein — protein sequence MESGRPAGGYFGRGLVVDLTDGSAEHLHLPDAVLRAYIGGAGLGAWLMHRLAPANVDPLGPDAPVLFCFSPLVGTPLTTSAKFAVVAKSPLTGMLNDALASSHFAIAGKLTGHDAIAVRGACEEPSVLLVDADGARLEAAGDLWGLPAGEAEARLRERLGKAWRIVAIGPAGERLVKYATASHDGRHAGRGGLGAVLGAKLLKAVAVRPATKVAPADPQAVLAAARELRARSLGAATAKYRELGTLANLLAFNAISTLPTRNFQAATFSDAPLLAAENLAEARAVTRHSCASCSIGCEHIYRGSGGTTARVEYENVFALGPMCGVSDPDAVLEASRRCDDLGLDTISAGGTIAWAMECAERGLIDAPWLRFGDARALLRAIEEIGEREGLGALLGEGSRAAARVVGQGSAAFAPQVKGLELPGYEPRTLQAMALGLAVNARGADHNRSGAYEADLSGRHDRLEGGEPHVAAAIETEDRAAIMDSLILCKFLRGVFADPYREWAHLLGTVTGWDIGPEELEATARRIVLAKRAFNAREGWTRADDGLPERLLSEPVHLASGRDAVMTRERLDHMISRYYEARGLDASGRLSPAQIEDLGLAALV from the coding sequence ATGGAGTCGGGCCGCCCAGCCGGCGGGTATTTCGGCAGGGGCCTCGTCGTCGACCTGACGGACGGCAGCGCCGAGCACCTGCACCTGCCCGATGCGGTGCTGCGCGCATACATCGGCGGTGCCGGCCTGGGAGCGTGGCTCATGCACCGGCTCGCCCCGGCAAACGTGGACCCGCTCGGACCCGACGCGCCAGTCTTGTTCTGCTTCTCGCCGCTCGTCGGGACGCCTCTCACGACGAGCGCCAAGTTCGCGGTCGTCGCCAAGTCGCCGCTCACGGGCATGCTCAACGATGCGCTCGCGTCGAGTCACTTCGCGATCGCCGGCAAGCTGACCGGTCACGACGCGATCGCCGTGCGCGGGGCGTGCGAGGAGCCATCGGTGCTCCTGGTCGACGCGGACGGTGCCCGCCTGGAGGCGGCCGGCGACCTCTGGGGGCTCCCCGCCGGCGAGGCGGAGGCGAGGCTGCGCGAACGGCTCGGCAAGGCGTGGCGCATCGTCGCCATCGGCCCGGCCGGCGAGCGCCTGGTGAAGTACGCGACCGCGTCACACGACGGCCGGCACGCCGGTCGCGGCGGCCTCGGCGCCGTGCTCGGGGCGAAGCTCCTCAAGGCGGTCGCGGTGCGACCGGCGACGAAGGTCGCGCCCGCCGACCCGCAGGCGGTCCTCGCCGCCGCCCGAGAGCTGCGAGCGCGGTCACTCGGCGCCGCGACGGCGAAGTACCGCGAGCTCGGCACGCTGGCCAACCTCCTCGCGTTCAACGCCATCTCGACTCTGCCGACCCGGAACTTCCAGGCGGCGACGTTCTCGGACGCGCCGCTCCTGGCCGCCGAGAACCTCGCCGAAGCACGCGCTGTGACGCGGCACAGCTGCGCCTCGTGCTCGATCGGCTGTGAGCACATCTATCGAGGGTCCGGCGGTACCACGGCGCGCGTCGAGTACGAGAACGTCTTCGCGCTGGGCCCGATGTGTGGCGTCTCCGATCCGGACGCCGTCCTGGAGGCGAGCAGGCGTTGCGACGATCTGGGGCTCGACACGATCTCCGCCGGCGGGACGATCGCGTGGGCGATGGAGTGCGCGGAGCGCGGGCTGATCGATGCACCGTGGCTGCGCTTCGGCGATGCGCGCGCGCTGCTGCGCGCCATCGAGGAGATCGGCGAGCGCGAGGGGCTCGGCGCGCTGCTCGGCGAGGGCTCGCGCGCGGCCGCGCGCGTCGTCGGCCAGGGCTCGGCAGCGTTCGCGCCGCAGGTCAAGGGGCTCGAGCTGCCCGGCTACGAGCCGCGCACATTGCAGGCCATGGCCCTCGGGCTGGCGGTCAACGCTCGGGGTGCCGACCACAACCGCTCGGGCGCCTACGAAGCCGACCTCTCCGGGCGCCACGATCGCCTCGAAGGCGGGGAGCCACACGTTGCCGCCGCGATCGAGACCGAGGACCGCGCGGCGATCATGGACTCGCTCATCCTCTGCAAGTTCCTGCGCGGTGTCTTCGCGGATCCCTACAGGGAGTGGGCGCACCTGCTCGGCACCGTCACGGGCTGGGACATCGGACCCGAAGAACTCGAGGCGACGGCCCGACGGATCGTGCTCGCCAAGAGGGCGTTCAACGCCCGGGAGGGCTGGACGCGTGCGGACGACGGGCTGCCCGAACGCCTGCTATCGGAGCCGGTGCACCTCGCATCCGGGCGGGACGCGGTAATGACGCGCGAACGCCTCGACCACATGATCTCTCGCTACTACGAAGCCCGCGGGCTCGATGCGTCCGGCCGGCTCAGTCCCGCGCAGATCGAGGACCTCGGACTTGCGGCCCTCGTGTAG
- a CDS encoding nuclear transport factor 2 family protein, with amino-acid sequence MSLAVRRTLVAGLLTLTLGCALTIAAPAAPAGAKVGLHATDGQLANEFLQLLKAKDMRGLARFLDPAFLLQRADGSYLTKAQYLQNPAVVNDYTVSNVFGTRRANVRVVRYTVVTDQIINGQKVTADPVSRLSTYVRHGRTWRLISHANFIAPPPPAS; translated from the coding sequence ATGTCCCTGGCTGTTCGCCGGACGCTGGTCGCCGGCCTGCTCACCCTCACCCTCGGGTGCGCCCTCACGATCGCCGCGCCCGCGGCCCCCGCCGGCGCGAAGGTCGGCCTGCACGCGACGGACGGCCAGCTGGCCAACGAGTTCCTGCAGCTCCTGAAGGCCAAGGACATGCGAGGGCTGGCGCGGTTCCTCGATCCGGCGTTCCTGCTGCAGCGCGCCGACGGCTCCTACCTGACGAAGGCGCAGTACCTGCAGAACCCGGCGGTCGTCAACGACTACACGGTCTCCAACGTGTTCGGCACGCGCCGCGCCAACGTGCGCGTCGTCCGCTACACGGTGGTCACCGACCAGATCATCAACGGGCAGAAGGTCACCGCGGACCCCGTGTCACGCCTGTCGACCTACGTCCGTCACGGCAGGACGTGGCGGCTCATCTCCCACGCGAACTTCATCGCGCCGCCGCCGCCGGCGTCATGA
- a CDS encoding NTP transferase domain-containing protein produces MTTAAGIVLAGGRSSRMGTPKACLEWHGSTLLRRIVSLVGRAVTGPMIVVRAPGQELPEVPADVEVVEDLHEGRGPLEGLAAGLRAVRDRADAAYVSSTDVPLLHPRFIRRVLEGLEDDVDVVLPHVGGFPHPLAAAYRVELVATVEQLIAEDRMRPAFLFEMTRVRRLDAAALLADAALAVLDPQLDSVLNLNEPEDYEAARRRPAPEVTVRRFGVLRRIGAGVPDPAIVRAATLAEAATAVGLTLDEHVVAALNGDKITRDPATPLVAGDSVAFLSADAGG; encoded by the coding sequence ATGACGACGGCCGCAGGGATCGTGCTCGCGGGCGGGCGCTCTTCGCGCATGGGAACGCCGAAAGCTTGTCTGGAGTGGCACGGTTCGACGCTGCTGCGCCGGATCGTCAGCCTCGTGGGCCGCGCGGTGACCGGTCCCATGATCGTCGTCCGCGCCCCTGGCCAGGAGCTTCCAGAGGTCCCCGCGGATGTCGAAGTCGTCGAGGACCTCCACGAGGGGCGCGGACCGCTCGAAGGGCTGGCGGCGGGCCTGCGCGCGGTCCGCGACCGGGCCGACGCCGCCTACGTGTCCTCCACCGATGTTCCGCTGCTGCACCCGCGGTTCATCCGCCGTGTTCTGGAGGGCCTTGAAGACGACGTCGACGTCGTCCTTCCTCACGTGGGCGGCTTTCCCCACCCACTCGCCGCCGCATACCGAGTAGAGCTCGTTGCCACCGTCGAGCAGCTGATCGCGGAAGATCGGATGCGTCCTGCGTTCCTCTTCGAGATGACCCGGGTTCGACGCCTCGACGCGGCTGCGTTGCTCGCCGATGCGGCGCTGGCGGTGCTGGACCCCCAGCTCGACTCCGTACTGAACCTCAACGAGCCCGAGGACTATGAGGCTGCGCGCAGGCGGCCCGCCCCGGAGGTCACGGTCCGGCGCTTCGGCGTGCTGCGCCGGATCGGTGCCGGGGTGCCGGACCCGGCGATCGTGCGCGCGGCGACGCTCGCCGAAGCCGCCACCGCGGTCGGCCTGACGCTCGACGAGCACGTCGTTGCGGCGCTCAACGGCGACAAGATCACCCGCGATCCCGCGACGCCCTTGGTCGCGGGCGACAGCGTCGCCTTCCTGTCGGCCGACGCGGGCGGCTGA